The Chthonomonas sp. genome includes a window with the following:
- the hemW gene encoding radical SAM family heme chaperone HemW — MSAPVAVYVHTPFCPSKCGYCDFNSYAMTGEIVERTVQAIRSEIVRSPWRGRPAKTIFFGGGTPTFLSEAQITGLLQVVLEVHPPIEGCEITSEGNPGTVDIPKFEAMRAAGFNRISLGAQSFQQEDLIRLGRVHEASHVGRAVAAARRAGFTNLNLDLMFALPGQSLGSWRRNIETALALEPEHLSLYCLTIEPNTRYYKLQVRGMLDLPSDEVQVAMYDAAVTLAAERGYAQYEISNFAEPGTECAHNLCYWRGEEYAGYGPGAVGCMSDGDARVRYTVLKQPERYCEAVEGGHPTAFEHERLTPEMERFERIMLGLRLNEGMDLRTVEIAPSALRKLSERGWVAISDTRAVLTPEGRHFCSAACAELA; from the coding sequence ATGTCTGCCCCCGTCGCTGTGTACGTCCACACGCCGTTCTGCCCGAGCAAGTGCGGCTATTGCGACTTCAACAGCTACGCGATGACGGGGGAGATCGTAGAACGGACGGTTCAGGCGATCCGATCGGAAATCGTGCGCTCGCCATGGCGCGGCCGCCCGGCGAAGACCATCTTCTTTGGCGGGGGGACTCCCACCTTCTTGTCCGAGGCCCAGATCACGGGCTTGCTTCAGGTGGTGCTTGAGGTTCACCCACCGATCGAAGGGTGCGAGATCACCAGCGAAGGGAACCCGGGGACCGTGGACATCCCCAAGTTCGAGGCGATGCGTGCGGCTGGGTTCAACCGAATCAGCCTCGGAGCGCAGAGCTTCCAGCAGGAAGATCTCATACGGCTTGGGCGAGTCCACGAAGCGAGTCACGTGGGCCGGGCCGTCGCGGCCGCGCGACGCGCGGGGTTTACCAACCTCAATCTCGACTTGATGTTCGCCCTGCCCGGGCAGTCGCTTGGCTCGTGGCGGCGCAATATCGAGACGGCGCTTGCACTGGAGCCCGAGCATCTGTCGCTCTACTGCCTCACCATCGAACCGAACACCCGCTACTACAAGCTCCAAGTGCGTGGGATGCTGGACCTGCCCAGTGACGAGGTGCAGGTCGCGATGTACGACGCGGCGGTGACGCTCGCCGCCGAGCGCGGGTACGCGCAGTACGAGATCAGCAATTTCGCCGAGCCGGGCACGGAATGCGCTCACAACCTGTGCTACTGGCGCGGCGAAGAGTACGCGGGCTACGGGCCCGGGGCGGTCGGATGCATGTCGGATGGCGATGCGCGGGTGCGATACACCGTCCTCAAGCAGCCCGAGAGATACTGCGAAGCCGTCGAAGGGGGGCACCCCACTGCGTTCGAGCACGAGCGTCTGACCCCCGAGATGGAGCGATTCGAGCGAATCATGTTGGGACTCAGACTCAACGAGGGGATGGACCTACGAACGGTCGAGATTGCCCCGTCGGCGCTCCGTAAACTGTCAGAACGGGGATGGGTCGCCATCTCCGATACGCGCGCGGTTTTGACCCCCGAGGGCCGGCATTTTTGCTCCGCCGCATGCGCAGAACTTGCCTAA
- a CDS encoding alpha-mannosidase: protein MLKHPSLTLGRATLWYRDQLQPSLEIARAPLTVEFCPTAHPDQEAAERLGPWEPIESGFEWGPAYREAWFRIRGTVPTEWVGGEVCAQPEVGGERTLWVENVPECGIDREHPIVRLYDTCAGGESVTLTIQSHAGGNHIRVAGKVPPRLEKTEKVGACELVRIHTELQPLVYDVDFILSLLKEIPETDPGYSAILRALNHCCNLWAEEGDASIARCRKTLKDALGSLNSELKHTITPLGHAHLDTAWLWPLRITHLKMAHTASTQLRNMKRYPEYVYVHSQASQYEWIEKEYPALFKRIQAAAKEGQWETIGSMWVEADCNLTGAESLVRQFLYGRRYFKQHFSQTNEDMFLPDVFGYSAALPQILTKFGIQNFLTQKISWNQFNKFPHNTFWWQGIDGSRIWTHFPPADTYIGSCEPQEMIKSVRTHRDQARSDHSMYLFGWGDGGGGPTERHLELLRRARTAPYLPDIETRKHAVDFYKDAKAKSKDLATWVGELYLELHRGTYTSQAENKRANRECEFLMRDVELLACFQPDYAAHYPQEEIERLWKLVLLNQFHDIIPGSSVAEVYEDSDRDYAEIRAGARALIERFLKALAARMERPEGRPIAIFHNSEVPAQASLPWPHDAVPGSLEIGADRYPVQKTDDGQLIFDTPFEALGAVVVGNLSDAPPSLRSRLKVGPRKLENDEFSVKFDSQGNITSITSLDDNPIEFIASGSLANVFQLFDDRPQFWDAWDVDVYAYETETNLTRCDSFEVVERGPVRAAVEVVRRFGKSTIRQRISVGPTPGIRFDTWVDWHEDHKMLKVAFPMNVNTQRATFEIQFGHVERPTHSNTSWDLAKFEVCAQKWADLSEGGYGVALLNNGKYGHDVQGNTLRLSLLRSPKAPDPDCDMGEHFFSYVLLPHYDQVIHSQVVASSYAFNAEPRVVELEPGSGADGEVPPFVHVFSRSIVVESVKKAEDSDLIVVRLYECHNSRGTTEMSLATGVKRARLAMLDETPIADLELEDGVIRFDYTPFEILTFLIEV from the coding sequence ATGCTGAAGCACCCGAGCTTGACCCTTGGCCGCGCGACCCTGTGGTACCGCGACCAACTCCAACCCAGCCTAGAAATCGCCCGCGCCCCGCTGACGGTCGAATTCTGTCCCACCGCGCACCCTGACCAAGAGGCGGCCGAGCGGCTTGGCCCCTGGGAGCCCATCGAATCTGGGTTCGAATGGGGCCCGGCCTACCGAGAAGCCTGGTTTCGCATCCGTGGCACCGTGCCCACCGAGTGGGTTGGCGGCGAGGTGTGTGCCCAGCCCGAGGTGGGAGGCGAGCGGACCCTCTGGGTGGAGAACGTTCCGGAGTGCGGCATCGACCGCGAACACCCGATCGTTCGGCTCTATGACACCTGCGCCGGGGGTGAATCCGTCACCCTGACGATCCAGTCGCATGCGGGCGGGAATCACATCCGGGTCGCGGGCAAGGTGCCGCCCCGGCTCGAAAAGACCGAGAAAGTCGGTGCATGCGAGCTAGTTCGAATTCACACTGAGCTCCAGCCGCTCGTGTACGACGTCGATTTCATCTTGAGCCTCCTCAAGGAGATCCCCGAGACCGACCCTGGGTACTCCGCAATTCTGCGCGCGCTGAACCACTGTTGTAATCTCTGGGCCGAAGAGGGCGACGCGAGCATCGCCCGGTGCCGCAAGACCCTCAAGGACGCACTGGGAAGCCTCAATTCTGAGCTTAAACACACGATCACCCCGCTCGGGCACGCACACCTTGATACCGCGTGGCTTTGGCCGCTCCGCATCACCCACCTGAAGATGGCGCACACCGCGAGCACCCAGCTGCGCAACATGAAGCGGTACCCGGAGTACGTTTATGTGCACTCCCAGGCGAGCCAGTACGAGTGGATCGAGAAGGAGTACCCAGCTCTCTTCAAGCGGATCCAGGCCGCCGCCAAGGAAGGACAGTGGGAGACGATCGGGTCGATGTGGGTCGAGGCCGATTGCAACCTCACGGGTGCCGAATCGCTGGTTCGGCAGTTCCTGTATGGTCGGCGGTACTTCAAGCAGCACTTTAGCCAGACGAACGAGGATATGTTCCTGCCCGACGTCTTCGGCTACTCGGCCGCGCTCCCGCAGATCTTGACCAAGTTCGGGATTCAGAACTTCCTCACCCAGAAGATCAGTTGGAACCAGTTCAACAAGTTCCCCCACAACACGTTTTGGTGGCAGGGGATTGACGGGAGCCGGATCTGGACTCACTTCCCGCCCGCCGACACGTACATCGGCAGTTGCGAACCACAGGAAATGATTAAGAGTGTCCGGACCCACCGCGACCAAGCCCGTAGCGACCACTCGATGTACTTGTTCGGGTGGGGTGACGGCGGTGGTGGTCCGACTGAGCGGCACCTGGAGCTCTTGCGCCGCGCACGTACCGCGCCCTATTTGCCCGACATCGAGACCCGTAAACACGCCGTCGACTTCTACAAGGACGCGAAGGCAAAGAGCAAGGATCTGGCGACGTGGGTCGGCGAGCTGTACCTGGAGCTCCACCGAGGAACCTACACCAGCCAAGCCGAAAACAAGCGGGCAAATCGCGAGTGCGAGTTCCTCATGCGGGACGTCGAGCTGCTCGCATGCTTCCAGCCCGACTATGCGGCCCATTATCCCCAAGAAGAGATCGAGCGGCTATGGAAGTTGGTGTTGCTGAACCAGTTCCACGACATCATCCCAGGCTCCTCGGTGGCGGAAGTGTACGAAGATAGCGACCGCGATTATGCAGAAATCCGGGCTGGAGCACGCGCCCTGATCGAGCGGTTCTTAAAGGCACTTGCCGCACGGATGGAGCGGCCAGAGGGTCGCCCCATCGCGATCTTCCACAATAGCGAAGTCCCGGCTCAAGCGAGCCTACCGTGGCCGCACGACGCGGTCCCGGGTAGCTTGGAGATCGGAGCCGACCGGTACCCGGTGCAAAAGACCGATGACGGACAGCTCATCTTCGATACGCCGTTCGAAGCTCTCGGCGCGGTCGTCGTCGGGAACCTTTCGGATGCTCCCCCGAGCCTGCGGTCGCGGCTCAAGGTCGGCCCGCGCAAGCTGGAGAATGACGAATTCAGTGTCAAGTTCGACAGCCAAGGGAACATCACCAGCATCACTTCGCTTGACGATAACCCGATCGAATTCATTGCGTCGGGCTCGCTCGCGAATGTGTTCCAGCTGTTCGACGACCGCCCGCAGTTCTGGGACGCCTGGGACGTGGACGTGTACGCCTACGAGACCGAGACCAACCTGACGCGGTGCGACTCGTTCGAGGTGGTCGAGCGCGGTCCGGTTCGTGCGGCGGTCGAGGTCGTCCGTCGCTTCGGCAAGAGCACCATCCGCCAGCGGATCAGCGTCGGACCGACGCCCGGCATCCGATTCGATACATGGGTGGATTGGCACGAAGACCACAAGATGCTCAAGGTGGCGTTCCCGATGAACGTCAACACGCAGCGAGCCACATTCGAAATTCAGTTTGGCCACGTCGAGCGACCGACCCACTCCAACACGAGTTGGGATCTCGCCAAGTTCGAGGTTTGTGCCCAGAAGTGGGCCGACCTCAGCGAAGGGGGCTACGGCGTCGCGCTGCTGAATAACGGCAAGTACGGCCACGACGTGCAGGGCAATACGCTGCGTCTGTCGCTGCTCCGATCGCCCAAGGCTCCGGATCCCGATTGCGACATGGGCGAGCACTTCTTCAGCTACGTTTTGCTACCCCACTACGATCAGGTGATTCACTCGCAGGTGGTCGCATCTTCGTATGCGTTCAATGCCGAGCCGCGCGTCGTCGAGTTGGAGCCGGGCAGCGGAGCGGATGGCGAAGTCCCGCCGTTCGTCCACGTTTTCTCGCGAAGCATCGTCGTGGAATCGGTCAAGAAAGCGGAGGATAGCGATCTGATCGTCGTGCGGCTGTACGAGTGCCACAACTCGCGCGGAACGACCGAGATGAGTCTGGCCACCGGAGTCAAGCGGGCGCGCCTCGCGATGCTCGACGAGACGCCGATTGCGGACCTAGAGTTGGAGGACGGCGTGATCCGCTTCGACTACACTCCGTTCGAGATTCTCACGTTCCTGATCGAGGTGTAA
- a CDS encoding DNA-processing protein DprA, with the protein MAVKVACATLYLRGGPGVTGSRSPAAVARASTVLGNLRAGAGRGRSAGSSWAHTLAERCRQSYLWEEAAVLMLTDRWEWAASLVESGGCITQLCPQYPARWLGTRRASAGSGPGGVFGELGGFGTSGVVSTCRGLGSAAPPVMYARGDLTSLGGGVSEAERWSGIAIVGSRELSAAEIAFARAAGAAAAGLGAVVISGGAAGADREAVLGALCAGDHDTSAGLGACESGREGVSADGRAGARKSLSRCHAVEILPCGFDHATLREGVVQVTLWPASTAFSTAGAMERNVLVYAASEAAILVAVRHGAGGTWHGACEALRRRLCPLLVHSPPTAQPGSGTAAFLAMGAVGLPTSLEVESLRAGVLESLRRSHCPDGSLAEFFGEEDVPQRVPVGPGLSPQSA; encoded by the coding sequence ATGGCGGTGAAGGTGGCGTGCGCCACGCTGTATTTGCGCGGAGGCCCCGGGGTGACAGGCTCGCGTAGCCCAGCGGCCGTAGCGCGTGCGAGTACGGTGCTGGGGAATCTACGCGCAGGGGCGGGGCGAGGACGCAGCGCCGGTTCGTCATGGGCGCACACGCTTGCCGAGCGGTGCCGCCAGTCGTACCTTTGGGAAGAGGCAGCGGTCCTGATGCTCACAGATCGGTGGGAATGGGCGGCCTCCCTAGTGGAATCGGGCGGGTGTATCACGCAGCTCTGCCCCCAGTACCCTGCACGCTGGCTTGGTACGCGAAGGGCGAGTGCTGGGAGTGGCCCGGGCGGTGTGTTCGGGGAGCTTGGTGGCTTTGGTACGTCGGGTGTGGTCAGTACTTGTCGTGGGCTGGGCTCCGCGGCCCCTCCCGTGATGTATGCGCGCGGGGACCTCACTTCGCTCGGAGGTGGAGTGTCCGAGGCGGAGCGGTGGAGCGGCATTGCCATCGTTGGCTCCCGCGAGCTCAGCGCCGCAGAGATCGCGTTCGCGCGCGCGGCAGGCGCGGCTGCGGCCGGGCTCGGCGCAGTCGTCATTTCGGGCGGAGCGGCGGGAGCAGACCGCGAAGCTGTGCTAGGAGCGCTCTGCGCCGGTGACCACGATACGAGTGCAGGGTTGGGTGCGTGCGAGAGTGGTCGTGAGGGGGTCTCGGCGGATGGGCGGGCGGGTGCGCGCAAATCACTATCCCGGTGCCACGCAGTCGAGATCTTGCCATGCGGATTCGATCACGCCACCCTACGGGAGGGCGTGGTGCAGGTTACCCTCTGGCCCGCCTCCACGGCGTTCAGTACGGCGGGGGCGATGGAGAGGAATGTGCTCGTCTACGCCGCCTCGGAAGCGGCAATTCTGGTAGCAGTGCGGCACGGCGCGGGCGGAACGTGGCATGGTGCGTGCGAAGCCTTACGCCGTAGGCTGTGCCCCTTGCTGGTCCATTCGCCCCCTACCGCGCAGCCGGGATCCGGCACCGCTGCATTCCTGGCGATGGGCGCAGTCGGGCTCCCCACTTCGCTGGAAGTCGAGTCCCTCCGCGCGGGCGTCCTCGAGTCGTTGCGGCGCTCCCACTGCCCGGACGGGTCGCTCGCAGAGTTTTTTGGTGAAGAAGACGTCCCTCAGCGCGTGCCCGTCGGGCCCGGCTTATCCCCTCAGTCTGCGTAG
- a CDS encoding menaquinone biosynthesis decarboxylase: MAYRDFQHFLETLESNGELKRITEPISPYLEITEIADRVMKSDGPALLFEQVVGPPHRCGTPNPKSAVMNYGSIHPEHAPSGSVRYDMPVAINTMGSRLRMSMALSSDDFEEHADRLRKLLQAPANMPRGLGEKLKMALELGGEIKTVGPKTVSTGVCQEVVMQGDEIDLTKLPILTCWPEDGGPYVTLPLVFTHDPNTGKRNVGMYRVQLYDRNTCGMHWQMHKTGQRQMEDAAAAGKKRFEVAVVLGGDPVYNFCAISPLPPGIDEMLFAGFLRRQKVELVKAKTVGVMVPADAEIVLEGYVDPTEKRLEGPFGDHTGYYSLAEDFPVLHVTCMTMRKKPVWPATIVGVPPMEDGWMGKAVERIFMPMIQLTVPEILDMNLPVDACFHNIAFVKIRKKYPGHAYKVMNAIWGLGQLSFTKMVFIFDEDCDVQNVGEVLFRLGANCDPMRDVLHSRGPIDQLDHAATYEGFGGKIGFDCTHKWPGENGFHRDFPKLIRMSDDVKARVDGLWSKLGL, translated from the coding sequence ATGGCCTACCGTGACTTTCAACACTTCCTGGAGACCTTGGAATCCAACGGCGAACTGAAGCGGATCACGGAACCGATCAGCCCGTACTTAGAGATCACGGAGATCGCCGATCGAGTGATGAAATCGGACGGTCCCGCGCTACTGTTCGAACAGGTCGTCGGGCCGCCCCACCGATGCGGCACCCCTAACCCTAAGAGTGCGGTGATGAACTACGGCTCGATCCATCCCGAGCACGCCCCGTCCGGTAGCGTCCGCTACGACATGCCCGTCGCGATCAACACGATGGGGTCGCGCCTCCGCATGTCCATGGCGCTCTCGTCTGACGACTTCGAGGAGCACGCCGATCGACTGCGAAAGCTGCTGCAGGCACCAGCGAACATGCCACGCGGACTCGGTGAGAAGCTGAAGATGGCGCTCGAACTGGGTGGCGAAATCAAGACGGTCGGGCCGAAGACGGTCTCGACCGGGGTCTGCCAAGAGGTGGTGATGCAGGGAGATGAGATCGATCTCACCAAGTTGCCGATCCTCACGTGCTGGCCAGAAGATGGGGGGCCGTACGTCACGCTGCCGCTCGTATTCACGCACGACCCGAACACGGGCAAACGGAACGTGGGCATGTATCGGGTTCAGTTGTATGACCGGAATACGTGCGGGATGCACTGGCAGATGCACAAGACCGGACAGCGCCAGATGGAAGACGCGGCTGCCGCGGGGAAGAAGCGATTCGAGGTGGCAGTGGTGCTGGGCGGCGATCCGGTCTACAACTTCTGCGCGATCTCGCCGTTACCACCGGGTATCGACGAGATGCTCTTCGCGGGATTCTTGCGCCGCCAGAAAGTCGAGCTGGTGAAGGCGAAAACGGTCGGTGTTATGGTCCCCGCCGATGCCGAGATCGTACTGGAAGGGTACGTCGATCCGACCGAGAAGCGCCTCGAAGGTCCCTTCGGCGACCACACCGGCTACTATTCACTGGCAGAGGACTTTCCGGTGCTGCACGTCACGTGCATGACCATGCGCAAGAAGCCGGTGTGGCCCGCGACGATTGTGGGCGTCCCGCCGATGGAAGACGGCTGGATGGGTAAGGCGGTCGAGCGAATCTTCATGCCAATGATTCAGCTCACCGTCCCCGAGATTCTCGATATGAACCTCCCGGTGGATGCATGCTTCCACAACATCGCCTTCGTGAAGATCAGGAAGAAGTACCCTGGCCACGCCTACAAGGTCATGAATGCGATCTGGGGTTTGGGGCAGCTCTCGTTCACCAAGATGGTGTTCATCTTTGATGAAGACTGCGATGTCCAGAACGTGGGGGAAGTGCTGTTCCGGCTCGGCGCGAACTGCGACCCGATGCGCGACGTACTGCACTCACGTGGCCCGATCGACCAGCTCGATCACGCCGCGACCTACGAAGGGTTCGGCGGCAAGATCGGGTTCGATTGCACCCACAAATGGCCGGGCGAGAACGGATTCCACCGTGATTTCCCGAAGCTGATCCGCATGAGCGACGACGTGAAGGCGCGGGTAGACGGTCTCTGGTCCAAGCTCGGGCTGTAG
- a CDS encoding nucleotide sugar dehydrogenase, protein MSTPSTTSSSPLLHRIQTKEAVVAVVGLGYVGLPFAVEKAKVGFKVLGIEHNPIRAGRVNAGDNYIGDVDNAELKQLVSEGFITATTCYDRLPECDVIVICVPTPLDKNLAPDLQYVRSVTMEVAAKLRPGQLVSLESTTYPGTTEEVMLPILEQASGLRVNQDFFLAHSPERVDPGNKRYTTKNTHKVVGGVGPESLEVAVAFYSATIKHVVPVSCAKAAELCKVYENTFRAVNIAMVNELTKLCDRMDVNVWEVLDAAYTKDFGIMPFYPGPGVGGHCIPIDPHYLEWKAKEYNFSTEFIALAGRMNRSMPEFTVDKAARVLNDAGKPMRGSKIVMMGIAYKADLDDWRESPAIDVYQLLVGRGAQVTVVDSWVEEFETHDRLAIKTTPYTDSLVADADLVIVTTQHANVDYANIVAQSKLVFDTRNSCKNIADPKVVRL, encoded by the coding sequence ATGAGCACTCCCTCTACCACTTCGTCGTCACCGCTGCTGCATCGCATCCAGACTAAGGAGGCGGTCGTTGCCGTCGTCGGTCTCGGCTACGTCGGGCTTCCGTTCGCAGTCGAGAAGGCGAAGGTCGGGTTCAAGGTCCTCGGGATCGAGCACAATCCGATCCGCGCGGGCCGCGTCAACGCGGGCGACAACTACATCGGCGACGTCGACAACGCCGAGCTGAAGCAACTCGTGAGCGAAGGGTTCATCACCGCCACTACCTGCTACGACCGATTGCCTGAGTGCGACGTGATCGTGATCTGCGTCCCGACGCCGCTTGACAAGAACCTGGCGCCGGACCTTCAGTACGTGCGATCGGTCACGATGGAAGTCGCCGCTAAGCTGCGCCCCGGTCAGCTCGTGAGCCTGGAATCGACCACGTACCCGGGCACGACCGAAGAAGTGATGCTCCCGATTCTGGAGCAAGCAAGCGGTCTGCGCGTGAATCAAGATTTCTTCCTCGCCCACTCACCCGAGAGGGTCGATCCCGGCAACAAGCGGTACACGACCAAAAACACCCACAAGGTCGTCGGCGGTGTCGGCCCAGAGAGCCTGGAAGTCGCAGTCGCGTTCTATTCAGCGACGATCAAGCACGTCGTGCCCGTCTCATGCGCCAAGGCCGCCGAACTGTGCAAAGTGTACGAGAACACCTTCCGCGCGGTGAACATCGCGATGGTGAACGAGCTCACCAAGCTGTGTGATCGGATGGATGTGAACGTGTGGGAAGTGCTCGACGCGGCCTACACCAAGGACTTTGGCATCATGCCGTTCTATCCTGGCCCCGGAGTCGGCGGACACTGCATCCCCATCGACCCGCACTACCTGGAATGGAAGGCGAAGGAATACAACTTCAGTACCGAATTCATCGCCCTCGCGGGCCGCATGAACCGCTCCATGCCGGAATTCACCGTGGACAAAGCCGCACGCGTCCTGAACGATGCCGGCAAACCGATGCGCGGTTCGAAGATTGTGATGATGGGGATCGCTTACAAGGCCGATCTGGACGACTGGCGCGAGTCGCCCGCCATTGACGTGTACCAGTTGCTCGTCGGACGTGGCGCACAGGTGACCGTCGTGGACTCGTGGGTTGAGGAGTTCGAAACGCACGACCGACTGGCGATCAAGACCACGCCTTACACCGACAGCCTCGTCGCCGACGCCGACCTCGTCATCGTCACGACCCAGCACGCGAACGTAGACTACGCCAACATCGTTGCCCAGTCGAAGCTCGTTTTCGATACGCGCAACTCCTGCAAGAACATCGCCGACCCCAAGGTGGTGCGACTGTGA
- a CDS encoding Gfo/Idh/MocA family oxidoreductase: MKLLAIGAGKWGQNIVRTLHGLEVLGGILDGSEATRAAMNATYPEIPTYRDVAEALANRQFDAVTIATPAETHAAVAAQCIEAGLHAFVEKPLTLNSTDADRLCALAKEHDRVLMVGHLLLYQPAVQYLRRAISEGLIGDLVSIHQERLNLGRARAVENVLWSLGVHDVAVAMFLADSVPTSVTGSGLATLTDGIEDDFYLHVRFDSGVQSHLHCSWLWPELRRQTIVIGTEGMLTYNELEQAAVLSRKRIDANLQNVDEGQEEVFRGAGEPLKLELEHFLDCCQNGTRPNSDGDSAAQVVRILEQASPTAPRSVVTQG, translated from the coding sequence GTGAAGCTCCTCGCGATCGGCGCAGGCAAGTGGGGCCAAAACATCGTGCGCACGCTACACGGTCTCGAAGTTCTCGGCGGGATTCTGGACGGGTCAGAAGCGACCCGCGCGGCCATGAACGCGACTTATCCAGAAATCCCAACGTACCGGGACGTCGCCGAGGCGCTGGCCAATCGGCAATTCGATGCGGTCACGATCGCGACTCCTGCAGAAACTCACGCCGCCGTCGCCGCTCAGTGCATCGAAGCGGGGCTACACGCTTTTGTGGAGAAGCCGCTGACTCTGAACAGCACCGACGCGGACCGACTGTGCGCCCTGGCGAAGGAGCATGACCGGGTGCTCATGGTCGGCCATCTGTTGCTCTACCAACCGGCCGTTCAGTACCTGCGACGCGCTATATCGGAAGGGCTTATCGGAGACCTCGTCTCGATCCACCAAGAGCGGCTCAATCTCGGTCGCGCCCGCGCCGTCGAAAATGTGCTCTGGAGCTTGGGAGTCCACGACGTCGCGGTGGCGATGTTCCTCGCCGATTCGGTTCCAACATCGGTCACGGGCTCCGGGCTCGCGACGCTGACCGACGGCATCGAAGACGACTTCTACCTCCACGTGCGGTTCGACAGCGGGGTGCAATCACACCTCCACTGCTCGTGGCTCTGGCCGGAACTGCGACGCCAGACGATCGTCATCGGCACCGAAGGGATGCTCACTTACAACGAACTCGAGCAAGCGGCCGTGCTCAGCCGCAAGCGGATCGACGCGAACCTCCAGAATGTGGACGAAGGACAGGAAGAGGTCTTCCGGGGGGCAGGCGAACCCCTCAAGCTTGAACTAGAACATTTCCTCGATTGCTGCCAGAACGGCACTCGACCCAATAGCGATGGAGACAGCGCGGCCCAGGTCGTCAGAATCTTAGAGCAAGCTTCCCCCACCGCACCGCGCTCGGTCGTGACCCAAGGATAA
- a CDS encoding N-acetyltransferase, with amino-acid sequence MATLAPEQTPYFAHETAIVDDGAQIGAGTKIWHFSHVCAKAVIGENCVFGQNVLVANNVVIGNRCKVQNNVSLYEGVILEDFVFCGPSMVFTNVRTPRCEFPRNTSADYATTLVKRGSSIGANATIVCGVTLHEGAFVAAGAVVTRDVPPFTIVAGAPARPLGYMSAYGDRIEFTGATLTDAEGRKYQSATDSTGDEYRLYEDDSIVRRFPKQTP; translated from the coding sequence ATGGCGACTCTCGCACCTGAACAAACCCCCTACTTCGCCCACGAGACGGCCATCGTCGATGACGGTGCCCAGATTGGGGCCGGAACCAAAATCTGGCACTTCAGCCACGTCTGCGCCAAAGCCGTGATTGGTGAGAACTGCGTGTTCGGTCAGAACGTGCTCGTGGCAAACAACGTCGTCATCGGGAATCGGTGCAAGGTACAGAACAATGTCTCGCTCTATGAAGGCGTGATCCTCGAGGACTTTGTGTTCTGTGGACCGTCGATGGTCTTCACCAACGTCCGGACGCCCCGGTGCGAGTTCCCACGCAACACGAGTGCGGACTACGCCACCACCTTGGTCAAGCGCGGCTCCAGCATCGGTGCGAACGCCACCATCGTCTGCGGGGTAACCCTCCATGAAGGCGCGTTTGTCGCCGCGGGAGCGGTCGTAACCCGTGACGTCCCGCCCTTCACCATCGTCGCAGGGGCCCCGGCCCGGCCGCTCGGTTATATGAGCGCGTACGGTGACCGAATTGAATTCACCGGCGCAACACTCACCGATGCCGAAGGACGGAAGTACCAGTCGGCCACGGATTCGACCGGTGACGAGTACCGACTCTACGAAGACGACTCGATCGTCCGCCGCTTTCCGAAGCAAACGCCCTAA